A genomic window from Prunus persica cultivar Lovell chromosome G2, Prunus_persica_NCBIv2, whole genome shotgun sequence includes:
- the LOC109947708 gene encoding rust resistance kinase Lr10-like produces MVKIITSSLCLIFLAFSTVHGEPQDTCKNLKCGDKGPAVHFPFSLKGRHPDHCVFPGFVLSCNEKHETILELPIPFKFPVKSIDYKAQAIQLYDPESCLLVKLLKVFNKSISPFHFSKNHMTDLTLFNCSLAERQLDEQVPCFSGPGYQVYSVLSSHIIEVLPLLSCTKMYNLSSVPYYSNYPDNLYLEWSEPNCGQCEAKGKMCRLKNNGTKSEIECVDFSKAGTKRKWVATGASLGSFVVLLLVVAAYRVYSSDRKEKANQLKIERFLDDYRALKPSRYSYADIKRITNDFKDKLGEGAYGTVYKGTLSSELFVAVKVLNSSKGDGEEFINEVGTMGHIHHVNVIRLVGFCADGFRRALVYEFLPNGSLQDFISSPDNKNSFLGWDKMQDIALAIAKGIEYLHQGCDQRILHFDIKPHNVLLDHNFTPKISDFGLAKLCSKDQSIVSMTTARGTMGYIAPEVFSRNFGNVSYKSDVYSFGMLLLEMVGGRKNVGSATESTNEIYYPEWIYNLLEEGDDLRIHIGEEGEGRIPKKLAIVGLWCIQWHPVDRPSMKTVVQMLEGGESLTMPPNPFASTGAAGTNASTAARNRNIQLEAIPELE; encoded by the exons ATGGTAAAAATTATCACCTCTTCCTTGTGCTTAATCTTTCTGGCTTTCTCCACAGTGCATGGAGAACCCCAAGATACCTGCAAAAACTTGAAGTGTGGCGATAAAGGCCCAGCTGTCCATTTCCCTTTCAGCCTCAAAGGCAGGCACCCAGATCACTGTGTCTTTCCTGGGTTTGTCCTGTCATGCAATGAGAAGCATGAAACAATTCTTGAGCTTCCAATTCCATTCAAATTCCCAGTCAAAAGCATAGATTATAAGGCTCAGGCAATCCAATTATATGACCCAGAAAGCTGTCTTCTGGTGAAGCTTTTGAAAGTCTTCAACAAGTCAATCTCTCCCTTCCACTTCTCAAAAAATCACATGACTGATCTTACCTTATTCAATTGCTCTTTAGCTGAGAGGCAATTAGATGAACAAGTCCCCTGCTTCAGTGGCCCTGGCTACCAAGTTTATTCTGTTCTCTCTTCGCACATCATTGAGGTCTTGCCCCTACTGTCTTGTACAAAGATGTATAATCTCTCATCAGTTCCATATTATTCAAACTACCCTGACAATCTTTATTTGGAGTGGTCTGAACCAAATTGTGGACAGTGTGAGGCAAAGGGCAAGATGTGTAGATTGAAGAACAATGGCACCAAAAGTGAAATTGAATGTGTGGACTTCAGTAAAGCAG gtacGAAAAGGAAATGGGTGGCTACAG GTGCATCTCTGGGTTCATTCGTTGTGTTACTCCTAGTCGTTGCAGCCTATCGTGTCTACAGTTctgatagaaaagaaaaggccaaTCAATTAAAGATTGAAAGATTTTTAGACGATTACAGAGCTCTCAAACCTAGCAGATATTCATATGCAGATATTAAGAGGATTACAAATGACTTCAAGGACAAGTTAGGGGAAGGAGCCTACGGAACTGTTTATAAAGGAACGCTTTCTTCTGAACTCTTTGTTGCTGTGAAAGTCCTCAATAGTTCTAAGGGAGATGGGGAAGAGTTCATCAATGAAGTGGGAACAATGGGTCATATCCACCATGTCAATGTCATTCGCTTGGTTGGCTTTTGCGCTGATGGATTTAGACGAGCTCTTGTTTATGAGTTCTTACCAAATGGTTCACTGCAGGATTTCATTTCATCACCAGACAATAAGAACAGTTTCCTTGGTTGGGATAAGATGCAAGATATTGCTCTAGCCATAGCCAAAGGAATTGAATATCTTCACCAAGGATGCGATCAGCGAATCCTCCATTTCGACATCAAACCTCATAACGTTTTGCTAGACCACAACTTCACTCCAAAGATTTCTGATTTTGGTTTAGCCAAGTTATGTTCCAAGGATCAAAGCATAGTGTCAATGACTACAGCTAGGGGCACCATGGGCTACATTGCACCTGAAGTGTTCTCCAGGAACTTTGGAAATGTGTCCTATAAGTCAGATGTGTATAGTTTTGGAATGTTACTGCTTGAGATGGTAGGCGGAAGGAAGAATGTCGGTTCAGCCACGGAGAGCACAAATGAAATCTACTATCCCGAATGGATTTATAATCTTCTAGAAGAAGGAGATGACCTACGTATCCATATCggtgaagaaggagaaggaagaaTTCCAAAGAAACTCGCAATTGTAGGGCTCTGGTGCATCCAATGGCATCCAGTGGATCGCCCTTCAATGAAAACCGTGGTTCAGATGTTGGAAGGAGGAGAAAGCTTAACCATGCCTCCCAATCCTTTTGCCTCTACAGGTGCTGCAGGAACCAATGCCAGTACGGCTGCAAGAAATCGAAACATTCAGTTAGAAGCAATTCCTGAGTTGGAGTAA
- the LOC18786450 gene encoding rust resistance kinase Lr10, which yields MVKIITSSLCLIFLAFSTVHGEPQDTCKNLKCGDKGPAVHFPFSLKGRHPDHCVFPGFVLSCNEKHETILELPIPFKFPVKSIDYKAQAIQLYDPESCLLVKLLKVFNKSISPFHFSKNYMTDLTLFNCSLAERQLDEQVPCFSGPGYQVYSVLSSYSIEVLPLLSCTKMYNLSSVPYYSNDPDNLYLEWSEPNCAQCEAKGKMCRLKNNGTKSEIECVDFSKAGTKRKWVATGASLGSFVVLLLVVAAYRVYSSDRKEKEDQLKIERFLDDYRALKPSRYSYADIKRITNDFKDKLGEGAYGTVYKGILSSELFVAVKVLNSSKGDGEEFITEVVTLGHIHHVNVIRLVGFCADGFRRALVYEFLPNGSLQDFISSPDNKNSFPGWDKMQDIALAIAKGIEYLQQGCDQRILHFDIKPYNILLDNNFTPKISDFGLAKLCSKDQSIVSMTTARGTMGYIAPEVFSRNFGNVSYSFGMLLLEMVGGRKNVGSATENTNEIYYPEWIYNLLEEGDDLRIHIGEEGEGKIPKKLAIVGLWCIRWHPGDRPSMKAVIQMLEGGESLTMPPNPFASTGAAGTNASAAARNLNIQLEAIPELE from the exons ATGGTAAAAATTATCACCTCTTCCTTGTGCTTAATCTTTCTGGCTTTCTCCACAGTGCATGGAGAACCCCAAGATACCTGCAAAAACTTGAAGTGTGGCGATAAAGGCCCAGCTGTCCATTTCCCTTTCAGCCTCAAAGGCAGGCACCCAGATCACTGTGTCTTTCCTGGGTTTGTCCTGTCATGCAATGAGAAGCATGAAACAATTCTTGAGCTTCCAATTCCATTCAAATTTCCAGTCAAAAGCATAGATTATAAGGCTCAGGCAATCCAATTATATGACCCAGAAAGCTGTCTTCTGGTGAAGCTTTTGAAAGTCTTCAACAAGTCAATCTCTCCCTTCCACTTCTCAAAAAATTACATGACTGATCTTACCTTATTCAATTGCTCTTTAGCTGAGAGGCAATTAGATGAACAAGTCCCCTGCTTCAGTGGCCCTGGCTACCAAGTTTATTCTGTTCTCTCTTCATACAGCATTGAGGTCTTGCCCCTACTGTCTTGTACAAAGATGTATAATCTCTCATCAGTTCCATATTATTCAAACGACCCTGACAATCTTTATTTGGAGTGGTCTGAACCAAATTGTGCACAGTGTGAGGCAAAGGGCAAGATGTGTAGATTGAAGAACAATGGCACCAAAAGTGAAATTGAATGTGTGGACTTCAGTAAAGCAG gtacGAAAAGGAAATGGGTGGCTACAG GTGCATCTCTGGGTTCATTTGTTGTGTTACTCCTAGTCGTTGCAGCCTACCGTGTCTATAGTTctgatagaaaagaaaaggaggatCAGTTAAAGATTGAAAGATTTTTAGACGATTACAGAGCTCTCAAACCTAGCAGATATTCATATGCAGATATTAAGAGGATTACAAATGACTTCAAGGACAAGTTAGGGGAAGGAGCCTACGGAACTGTTTATAAAGGAATTCTTTCTTCTGAACTCTTTGTTGCTGTGAAAGTCCTCAATAGTTCTAAGGGAGATGGGGAAGAGTTCATCACTGAAGTGGTAACACTGGGTCATATCCACCATGTCAATGTCATTCGCTTGGTTGGCTTTTGCGCTGATGGATTTAGACGAGCTCTTGTTTATGAGTTCTTACCAAATGGTTCACTGCAGGATTTCATTTCATCACCAGACAATAAGAACAGTTTCCCTGGTTGGGATAAGATGCAAGATATTGCTCTAGCCATAGCCAAAGGAATTGAATATCTTCAGCAAGGATGCGATCAGCGAATCCTCCATTTTGACATCAAACCTTATAACATTTTGCTAGACAACAATTTCACTCCAAAGATTTCTGATTTTGGTTTAGCCAAGTTATGTTCCAAGGATCAAAGCATAGTGTCAATGACTACAGCTAGGGGCACCATGGGCTACATTGCACCTGAAGTGTTCTCCAGGAACTTTGGAAATGTGTCCTATAGTTTTGGAATGTTACTGCTTGAGATGGTAGGAGGAAGGAAGAATGTCGGTTCAGCCACGGAGAACACAAATGAAATCTACTATCCCGAATGGATTTATAATCTTCTAGAAGAAGGAGATGACCTACGCATCCATATCggtgaagaaggagaaggtAAAATTCCAAAGAAACTTGCAATTGTAGGGCTCTGGTGCATCCGGTGGCATCCAGGGGATCGTCCTTCAATGAAAGCTGTGATTCAGATGTTGGAAGGAGGAGAAAGCTTAACCATGCCTCCCAATCCCTTTGCCTCTACAGGTGCTGCAGGAACCAATGCAAGTGCGGCTGCAAGAAATCTAAACATTCAGTTAGAAGCAATTCCTGAGTTGGAGTAA